Proteins from one Sabethes cyaneus chromosome 2, idSabCyanKW18_F2, whole genome shotgun sequence genomic window:
- the LOC128737765 gene encoding serine protease Hayan-like gives MFFPYRWFIVFSVTVLSSVTSEINQTFSLSNVTSTHPSRYHALGLFNNDHTSRKRIAVRKCQSNNFIYPVKILSTEQPFFCPAVFISADSLLTTALCLKMLQHKDEHPSSHMFLTIDRENVFFYESGRRYVSKVFYHTKFDDEPGYYNVAIVKLRYPVYDSDPSGRSHVSCLWPEKHFRNSKAVLSEWFEFEPEQNPSFRWLDLPIIPQEECRNELGKMEQSLPELSQGLQDFQTCVRDNRNSTVIQFCDARSSGPLQMSVGNTVYVIGLPTVHIDDCTVHVEVFNKITHYLDWIESVVWPGQE, from the exons atgtttttcccatacCGATGGTTTATTGTATTTAGTGTCACCGTACTATCTAGTGTTACTAGTGAAATTAACCAAACTTTTAGCTTGTCGAATGTAACTTCCACCCACCCATCTAGATATCATGCGTTGGGATTGTTCAACAATGACCATACCAGCAGGAAGCGAATCGCTGTCAGAA AATGTCAGTCGAACAATTTCATTTATCCG GTAAAAATACTTTCCACCGAGCAACCATTCTTCTGTCCGGCTGTATTCATCAGTGCAGATTCACTCCTTACTACGGCGCTATGTTTAAAAATGCTCCAACATAAAGATGAACATCCCTCCAGTCATATGTTTCTAACTATTGATCGAGAGAATGTGTTTTTCTACGAAAGTGGCCGTCGTTATGTGAGTAAAGTTTTCTATCATACGAAATTCGACGATGAACCCGGTTACTATAACGTGGCCATTGTCAAGCTACGATATCCTGT ATACGATAGCGACCCATCTGGACGCAGTCACGTGTCATGTTTGTGGCCGGAAAAACATTTTAGAAATTCCAAGGCTGTTCTTAGTGAATGGTTCGAATTTGAGCCGGAACAGAATCCGTCCTTCCGTTGGCTAGATCTGCCGATCATTCCACAAGAGGAATGTCGAAATGAACTAGGCAAAATGGAGCAATCTTTACCGGAACTAAGCCAAGGTCTGCAAGACTTCCAGACTTGTGTACGAGATAATCGGAATAGTACGGTTATACAGTTTTGCGATGCCAGATCATCGGGTCCTCTGCAGATGTCCGTCGGCAACACGGTGTATGTGATCGGTCTTCCTACAGTTCACATCGACGATTGCACTGTTCACGTGGAAGTTTTCAACAAGATAACGCATTACCTCGACTGGATCGAATCGGTTGTTTGGCCCGGTCAGGAATAA